tcagatttaaacctctacttgaatgaactggaagaagtaagaggaattgatgctcacagacatcttcctgaaagattggtgttcaagtacaaggcaGGGAAAAAAATCAcatggccccttcacaggattctagaagaaagttgttctgtactaataaagatctactcatctttcaaaaagaactttggatttaatgtgactgcaaggagattggttctaaagaagattgaagagctaaggagtaataaagccaaagatgtaCTTCCTAAAACTCTATCAATTCTtttcacaggaaagagagtgaatttgaggccttattggttgatgaaattcatggatgataagggagttagaagattcttcagactggatgaccaattgagtatctctagcaatgagactctatgggaaatgcaagaaatgctggatctatctgatgctgatgaacttgaattccacggacaactccagaatcaaatagaagaaaacaacaggaagcttgggaagaaatccatacaatcaaggaaatagaattatctgctcagactagaggagcaccttaataatgattgtgagaactctttgtacactttgcttttttcaattttcaataaattttgtagctcttatcagttttatctactactttttaatctgtatttttagggtattttgttatcatcaagtttctcttaatttatggctacaatttcagtagacataaattgggggagattgttaggaatatgttgtgaacttgatgataagttaaacaaaacaccttagtagttttaacttagtgaattttgtagcactcgacggatgatctaatatagtcccgacggatgaactctATAATCCCTgacggatgacaaattgacatccatcgagtgagtagcttatgtaacaaataagtaatgtagcacatttctgcaaacaacatgtattagtcaagtagattgcttagggttctgtaagtcatgttgactactagattgatatgcagaataagttgattaattataaatatgagatgtcttgtaattctgtataagtgaaataaagttaagtggcagatagactcccgacggatgatctacaagactcccgacagatgatctacaagactcccgacggatgatctacaagactcccgacggatgatcaaattcaaatagttgttgacagtgacaacacggtcacatgcgttgggtgtttgcaaaaggaatgtggcagcctgttaagcaggaattttagaacaaagaagcattaccatttccatgcaattgtgaggATATtgaaagatgctggaatagagtagtgaagcagcatggagttagactagatatgttttattttattatcttgtcttattgtcatgtaaacttggtgatatataaaccaagtgtagcaagtagaacaattaactaaacAAGCTTATTTttagagaaacatatcaagttgtattctgtaagcatttctttgtagtttagttgttcaaacttgtaaacAGCTGTAAGCTATTCAaaacttcacagagttctcaatttgatatatatatatatatatggatactttcaaatccaccagaaagttttaaaatcttatgtttttattacttagtgttttgttttctatcactcttttattccgcaccattgctaatcaaacaatgttatatttatcaagttataacattctttaaatttgaaaaagtagccagaaatacattcaaccccccttctgtaattcttgttgtattgttagggaataacaactACAAGCGTGAAATTTCAGTGAGAAGAAAGCTTGAGGATAAGGCTCTCTTAGAGTCACTGATGTCCGAAGAGGCTTTGATCGTGACGAGAACCTGAAGGGAAGAACGGGTCCACGAAGAGAAAGATGAGTCCTTAGACTCTGACTCGCACCACATGAGCATTAAGACGAATGTCGTATACATTATCCTTCGACTGTAAGGAAGATGCAAATGACGTGTTCGTGACACGGATAAGCAGATTCGATAAATAAATATTTCGAGACAGAAAGACCAATTCTGAGCCAGTTATGTTCGAAAAAATTGACAAGTACTAGCCCCCACCAGGTAGGCAGTTTCCAAAGATGACGAAATTTAATAATAGGGGCGATCCTGGATACCATTGCGATAAATATGAATTATTGATGGTTGGCATATGGCATTGTGACATCACATTAAACAAGATGTTCAAGACCTATTTGAATGGTGCGAGCTCGATATGGTATAAGTCCTTAAGATCACGTTCGATCAGTTCTTATGTATAGTTGAAAATGAGGTTTTCAAAGCACTACTACACTTGTGTAGAAGAAAGAACGACACTGAGTCCCGGATCCACTATCAACAGAGGCCGAACGAAGAGCTGGGCGATTATCTGGCTCGATTCAGGGAGAAGGCTAGCATGATCACAAATTTGGATATAGTAAAGGCGATAAGATTCTTCATAGTTCGCCTTGTTCTTGTAAAAGGTAAGAAACTACTTTTTACGCAAATAGATTTAATGGGTTGCAAGCTTGGATGCTGGGAGAATATTAATTAGTTGAAAATCTATCAGATGTATTTTATCAAAAGTATTCTTAATGATGTTCAAGCAACGGGTTCTTCGAGGTGAATCGTGGTGATGAAAGATGTAAACAAATAATCGCGGATGTAAGATCACGAAATTTGTGTTTCTTGATTTGAAGGGAGGATTGCAGGGTGATGTTAACCTAAGTACCAAATCGATTAGATAATAGAAAATTATCTGGTATATAGAGTAGTCATTAACTTCATTAGTATAAGATATTTTGAGATATACTTAATATAAATTTGTGCGAGTTCGATTCAAAATGAATAATAccatattattatgaaattaggtcTTGCTCGCGGCCAACAATATCTTTAGTAATTTGTCTTATCTATACTATACTTATAATAAAcggaatgaggtataatttgtagtttggttaactcctcattttggttatccctttTCATCTTGATAGTCAGATCTTCTTTATCAAATAATCAGAGCCGTTagatccaaatactaaaaaaaGACACTAcacaagttctcaggttcgaatcccgttaacaacaaaaatttatattattattatttataaagatacattaAGTTCTTAGGTTCGAATCCCgttaacaacaaatatttatattattatttataaagatacatataagttttcaATTTCAAATCTCACTAAAAACAAATATTTACATAGATCTtatcaatcatatactatttatacATTTGAACTTAACTTAAAATTATATACAATAAAagtataattatataattattatttagtatttaattattcgtataattttttaataaaattacataaaataaaaataaaaatatataaatattaaccaaGACCGAGCATCACACGGGCCTTAAACTAGTCTTTAGTAATAATTTGTCTTGTTTTTATAGTTTATGCTAGAAGAGGCAGCACCAAAAGCGACCTACCAAACTCTAGGGATGGATGATTCCAACTTTGCAGCAAAAATGAAGAGAGTGTGTATTTTATCTATCTACTGTCTGGCTCCATTAAAGATCTGCACCGCCAGTTTATAATCCAGACGTGGCCCCCTTTTGTACGCAATTAAAGATCGAGAAAGAATGACCCCATCAAGTTGGCTcctttaaaataaaaaataacacACTGTGCAAATAGGGTTAATCCCGCTCATGTGCACATTACGAGTTAAGTGATTTTTGTTAGTTAAATTTGTATGTAAATTGGGCCTCTATAACAAAAAAGAACCGATTAaaatttttcatttaacttgttATTGCACGCCACAAGAGAAACATTTTAAGGTATTGTAATTTGAATAGGAAATATAATTTTCTTAATAAACAACTTTCTTTTTCAAACGAAACAAGCACCTAAAATATCTAAAGAAGTGAAGTGTCGTGGTGGTTCATTCTCGGACACTTGTTTTAGCTCTAGATATGCAGTTTCTCAATCTGTATTCTGTGCACATACTCCACTTACCTCTTTTCTTTTTTGACCCGCCTCTGCTTCCCATTCCAACCTATCACAAACTCAGAGTAAACCACCCATCCTCATAGGTCCACGTACACCAATATACATAAAAGTTACTCACTCCGTCCCATCTATTTCTTTATACATGGGAAGGGGCTTTGCACACGGCTCTCGTAAAATATATagttatttaaattattttcctttaagtaaaaatatattttttaaaattttatattataaaggaaaaaatttaaaataaaattttgaaactatactttatattaGTTTTAAAATGCACGAGAAAAAAGACTAAACAGTCTTAAAATTCGTGTCAAAAATACGAGACAATCATGAGAAAAAACCCGTAAGAAATGGATGGAATGGAGTGAGTATAATTCATTTCACTTTTTcatcatttttttatttataaaaataacaTAACACATCCCACCTTCGTACCCATAACCATATTTTCTCAAACGTCTACTTGAAATCGAAGATAAAATCTTAGATGGTAAAATCCTAAAATCTTATCATCAACCCTGTCAATTCATCTAAAGTTGGAGCTGTTAGTTTAATTTACGAATTTGAGTTTGGGTATTTGTCACCGTAATAAACGAGTTTTGTCACAGTAACAAACGAGTTTGAGTTTGAGTATTTTTAACATGCTATTAAGTTCGCTGGTCTTACCCGAGAGTTGATACGTTCCCACAGGCCTTATATAACTACGTACGTACATTCATACATTCCTACCGGGAAAGGATAACACTCTCCCCTTACCACTTCCCCTGCCTCCATTTTTCTCAATCTCCTCCAAACATAACCATGAAGACATCCTCAAACAATCTCACACTCTTAGTCCTCTCCCTCTCCGTCCTCGTCGGAACCTTAGCTACCGACATGTCAATCCTAACCTACGACGAAACGCACAAACCATCGCCCAACAGCAGCCTGATCAGGACCGAAGATGAAGTCTTGACCATGTACAATTCTTGGCTTGTCAAGCACGGCAAGTCTTACAATGCCTTAGGCGAGAAAGAAAAGAGGTTCCAGATTTTTAAGGATAATTTACGGTACATTGACAACCATAACGCTGATCCTGACAGGAGTTTTGAGCTTGGTTTGAACAAGTTTGCTGATCTCACGAATGAGGAGTATAGGTCTAAGTATATGGGAACTAAGAGTCGAGATTCGAGGCCTAAGTTGTCGAAAGGAAGGAGTGATCGATATGCGACTGTTGCTGGTGAGACCTTGCCTGATTCTATTGACTGGAGGGAGAAAGGCGCTGTTGCTGCTATTAAAGATCAAGGCGGCTGTGGTGAGCTTTTGTTGTTTTTTTTAGGGGTTAAATATTAAGTAGGTTACTGACTGTGTACCAAAAACTCTTAATTCTGCAAGTGTTTTGGTTTTCTTTTAACTAGCAGAAATTATATTTATCTATTTTTGACATAATTAGAAAATTAGCCACCAGTTCACCAATGATATCAATTGTGTTTTTTTTCCAAGTTACTGATTTTTTGTATATAAACTGATGGAGCAAAGATCTGCTCCGGTCATGGACCATCAATCGCTTGCAAGTTGCAACCATGCTATCAACGAAACCTCGtataattaatttatttgatactgtttgttgttctttttgtttttgttttaggaTGCAAATTAGAGAGTTTATAAATCCTTTCCGGGTATGTTATCTTAATAATCTACTAAGACCTGTAGGAGTCGATATTAATTGGACTGGTACATTGGACAGTTTATGAACTGTGATTACACATCAGTTGGTTACTAATTATTATTGATAGAACTTTTTGTATCAAATGAAGATGATGAGCTAAACATGATTGAATTTTAAGTTTAGGTACTGGAGTGTGGAAGATAAGATAGAGTGAAGTTGTTTCAGTTGATGCAACATGCTAATTGCTAACAGTACGAGATATGGATGTGATAAGTCAGCATAGAATTAGAGTCATAGGAGGACTAAGATAATCTAGCTAAATCTGACTTCGATTTGAATGCTTGACCTTTTCAGAATGATCTCATCATCTTAATTAAGATTCACTAATAATTTGAATGACTAAAATGAAGGGAGTTGCTGGGCCTTCTCTGCAATTGCTTCGGTTGAAGGAATAAATCAGATAAGTACTGGTGATCTGATTACCCTGTCTGAACAAGAGCTGGTGGATTGCGATAAATCATACAATGACGGTTGCAACGGAGGCCTCATGGATTATGCATTTGAGTTCATCATAAAAAATGGTGGTATTGATTCCGACAAGGATTATCCATACACGGGCAGGGATGGTTACTGTGACCAAAACAGGGTCAGTACATGTCAGAATTTATGTGAATTACATACACATTATATGTTTGTGTGGTAACAAATGAACgctaattacaaagaataaacATCTCAATATATCTAGATGTGTTTTTTTTGTGCAGAAAAACGCTAAGGTTGTCACTATTGACTCCTATGAAGATGTTCCGGTATACGATGAGAAGGCGTTGCAAAAGGCTGTTGCTAACCAGCCCATCAGTGTTGCTATTGAAGCAGGTGGCATGGATTTCCAGTTATATGTTTCAGTAAGAACTTCTATATTGTCAAATGCACTACATCTCTTCTTATTCCCCCTTTTAACTACACTGAGCTAATATCGAATTCTGTCAATCCTTCTGTGATGTCTTTAGGGCATATTTACTGGCAAGTGTGGGACAGCAGTGGACCACGGGGTGGTCGTTGTTGGGTATGGGAGTGAAGGAGGTAAAGATTATTGGATAGTGAGGAACTCATGGGGTGCAGCATGGGGAGAAGCAGGTTACCTGAGGATGGAACGTAATGTGGCTAATAAGCCATCAGGGCTATGTGGAATAACAATTGAACCATCTTATCCTGTTAAGAATGGCCAAAACCCCCCAAATCCAGGTCCAACTCCTCCCTCCCCTTCTATCCCCGACGAGGTTTGTGATGCTTACAGTAGTTGCCCAGCACACACTACCTGCTGCTGCTTGTACACATACGGGACAGAATGTTATTATTGGGGTTGCTGCCCTCTCGAGGCTGCCTCCTGTTGCGATGATGGCTATAGTTGCTGCCCACATGATTACCCCGTTTGCCATGTGTACTCTGGAACTTGCTCAATGGTAATCTAATCACACTGAGAATACCTAAAATACTCATACTATTGCATCTTTAACATTTGAAACACATTTGGTTTGTTTCTTTACACATTTTTGCATGCTGTAACAGAGCACCAAAAGTCCTTTCGGAGTGAAGGCAATGAAACGCACTCTTGCCACACCTATCAGGCCACTTGATATCAAAGGAAGGAAGGTCAGTGCTTTGTAAAGCTGATGGAAATAGCTGGATATATAAACTTGCAAGAAAATAGAATTCGATCAAATGGTTCTAGATCAACCGTGACTGGTACATTGTCGATTGCTATATCACTACCATCTGCAGATTTGTAAATAATGCTTTGCCTGTTTCAGCATTGCACTTGAACAAATAGTATCAATTTCGTTAGACCTATCATTATTCTGTAGAATTTCAATTGATGTATATTAAAATGCATTCACCAGTCCATTATGATATACTGATTATAATGAAAAATGAGCATTATATTGTTCAGTTGTTGCTATTCCTTTCCAGAAACCAGGGCAGGGTCAAGTTTTGGCAACAAACTAAATTGCTGAGTTCAAATCTCAAACTTTATCAGATTGGTACATCCAGATCTTATTTGAGGCAAATATTTATAGTACCAGTATTTGCAGTCCTTCACAATGGTAGAGGGTGTTATTAATTTTATTGACTGTAAATCGAT
The sequence above is drawn from the Apium graveolens cultivar Ventura chromosome 2, ASM990537v1, whole genome shotgun sequence genome and encodes:
- the LOC141706863 gene encoding low-temperature-induced cysteine proteinase-like, which translates into the protein MKTSSNNLTLLVLSLSVLVGTLATDMSILTYDETHKPSPNSSLIRTEDEVLTMYNSWLVKHGKSYNALGEKEKRFQIFKDNLRYIDNHNADPDRSFELGLNKFADLTNEEYRSKYMGTKSRDSRPKLSKGRSDRYATVAGETLPDSIDWREKGAVAAIKDQGGCGSCWAFSAIASVEGINQISTGDLITLSEQELVDCDKSYNDGCNGGLMDYAFEFIIKNGGIDSDKDYPYTGRDGYCDQNRKNAKVVTIDSYEDVPVYDEKALQKAVANQPISVAIEAGGMDFQLYVSGIFTGKCGTAVDHGVVVVGYGSEGGKDYWIVRNSWGAAWGEAGYLRMERNVANKPSGLCGITIEPSYPVKNGQNPPNPGPTPPSPSIPDEVCDAYSSCPAHTTCCCLYTYGTECYYWGCCPLEAASCCDDGYSCCPHDYPVCHVYSGTCSMSTKSPFGVKAMKRTLATPIRPLDIKGRKVSAL